The Acidobacteriota bacterium genome segment CGGGGGACGTGGAAGGATTGCTGGCGGAGATCCGGGGCCGGCGGGACGGCCTCTGCTCGGGCCGGGGTGGCAGCCAGCACCTCTGCGCACCCAACTTCTATACCAACGGCATCCAGGGCGGCATCGTCCCCCTGGCCACGGGAATGGCGCTGGCGGAAAAGCGCCGCGGATCGGGCGCCATCGTCACCGTCTTCATCGGCGACGGCACCCTGGGCCAGGGCGTGGTCTACGAGTCCCTCAACATCGCCGCCCTCTGGGCGGCACCGCTGCTGGTGGTCGTCGAGGCCAACGGCTGGGCCCAATCCACTCCCACCCACCGGGCCCTGGCAGGCTCGATAGAGGGCCGCATGGAAGCCTTCGGCATCCCCTGCGACAGCGTCGAGGGGAACGACGTCTTCACCCTGGACGCCGCGGCCTCCCAAGCCGTCGCCCGCGTTCGGGAGACCTCCCGACCCTGCGGCCTGCTGATCCACACCCAGCGCCTCGGTCCCCACAGCAAGGGCGACGACCCCCGCAGCCGTGCAGAGATCGACGCCCTGCGGAAGCGGGACCCCCTGCCCCGACTCGCCGCCACCCTCGATCCCCGGCGGCGCCAGGCCATCGAGGCGGACTGCGAGCAGCGGCTGGCGACCGCCCTTGCGGCGACCGGAGGCGCGCCATGACCGTGCGATGCGCGCAGGTGCTCAACGAGACCCTGGCCGAGGCCCTCGAGCGCTGGGAAGACGTCCTGCTGCTCGGCGAGGACCTGGCCGATCCCTATGGCGGCGCTTTTCGCGTCACCCGGGGGCTCAGCACCCGCTGGCCGGAACGGGTGCTCTCCACCCCGATCAGCGAAGCGGCCCTGTTCGGGGTCAGCGCGGGGCTGGCGCTCCGGGGCCGGCGACCGGTACTCGAGATCATGTTCGGCGATTTCATCACCCTGGGACTCGACCAGGTGATCAACCACATCGCCAAGTTCCGGGAGATGTACGACGAGCAGGTGCGCGTCCCCCTGGTGGTGCGCACCCCCATGGGTGGGCGCCGGGGCTACGGGCCGACTCACAGCCAGTCCCTCGAAAAGCTGCTGGTGGGCATCCCGGGCCTGACGGTGGTGGCGGCCAGCGAATACCATGACCTCCGGGACATGCTGCTGGCGGCCATCGCCTGCGACGACCCGGTGTTCTTCATCGAGAACAAGCTGCTCTACGGCCGCAGTCCCCAGCGCGGCGCCGAGGGTCGACTCGGCCCCTTCACCTGGGAAGAGAGCCCGGCCCCTTTCCCGCCGTGACCCTGCGTGCCGCCGGGCGCGGCGCAGTGACGCTGGCCACCTGGGGCGGCATGGCGCACCTCGCCCACCAGGCGGCCCGGGAAGCGGCCATCGAGTACGAGAAGATGGTGGAGGTGGTCGTCCTCTCCCGCCTCGCTCCCCTCGATCCAGCCCCTCTGCTCGCTTCGGTGCGCCGCACCGGAGCGCTGGTGGTCGCCGAGGAGGGCACCCTCAGCGCCGGTGTGGGAGCAGAAATCGTGGCCCGGGTCCAGGAGGAGGCCTTCGCCGCACTGCGGGGCCCCGTAAAGCGTGTGGCGGCCCGAGACCGGGTGATTCCCGCCGCCCGGCACCTGGAAGACGCCGTGCTGCCCCAGGTCGAAGAGATCCTCCACGCCTGCCTGGCAGCCGCCGGGGCGGAGAGCTAGTCATGCAACGCCTCTTCCTCGAGCGCGAGGACGCCAACTCCGAAAGCGCCACCCTGGTGGCCTGGCTGGTGGCGGACGGCGAAACGGTGCAGCGCCACCAGCGGATCTGCGTGCTGGAAACGACCAAGGCCACCATCGACATGGTCGCCCCGCAGCCCGGTATCCTCCGCCACCGCTACCCGGAGGGCAGCGAGATCGCCTTCGGCACCACCCTGGGATGGATCCTCGAAGCCGGTGAAGACTCGCCCGACCCGGAGGACACCCGGGAAACCGGGGGGGCCGCCGAAACCGCCGGCCTGCAGATCAGCCGTGCGGCGGCAAGGTTGATCGAAGAGGCGGGCATCGATCCCACCGCGATTCGTGAACACGGCTTCATCACCGAAAAAGAGGTCCGCCGGCACATGGCGCGCTCCCGCCGGCAGGCCGCCCCGCCCCACCCGGCCCTCGCCGACATCGACCTCGAGGCGGTTTCTCTGCCACCGGGCCTGGGACAGGACGATCACGGCCGGCTCGACCCCGTCTTTCTCTCCCGCCTGCGGGAGGAGGGCGAGAGATTCCGCCGCCTGCATCCCGGAGAGAAGCTCCAGGCCTACCGCAAGCACGGCGCCGCCATCGCCGAGGATGTCCACCTCGGCCCGGGCAGCCTGCTGATCGCCCCCCGCCTGGTCATCGGCCCCGGCAGCCGCATCGGCGCCGAGACCACGGCCGACTGCGCCGAGCAGCTTGCCATCGGCGCCCTCAGTCACTTCGGCCCGGGGCTGACCGTCAGGGCCCGCTGCGCGGTTTTCGGGGACAACGTCCACGCCGGCCGGGGGATCACCATCGGGGGCGGCGGCCATCGGGATCCCTGGGCGGTCTTCGCCGCCGGAAACCTGACCTTCATCGGTGACGAGGTCTTCATCAACGTTTGCCGTGCCGTGCTGCTCGGGCGCGAGGTCTTTCTCACCATGAGATCGATCATCGTCACCCACAACATCGGCCATTCCCCCCTGGAGGGCTTCGAGAACCGCTTTGCCCCGGTGATCCTCGAAGATCGTTGCCAGGTCGGCATGGGCTGCACCCTCTATGCCGGGGTTCGCATCGGCAGGGAAGCGATCGTCGGCTCGGGCTCCTACGTTCTGGCCCCGGTGCCGGCCGGCAAGCTGGCCATGGGGGTTCCCGCGCGGGTCGTCGCCGAGGCCCGCCGCCCGGTCAGCGCCGCCCGCCGGAGAGAACTGGCCCGCGAGATGGTGGAAGAGTTCGGACGTCTGCTCGCAGCCCGGGGAGAACGGGTGGAGAGGATCGACGGCGGAGGAGGCCTCCGCATCCGGCGCGAGGGACGGCTCCATGAACTGCTCTACGCCGATCGCGCAGACCAGCTCCCGCCGGGAGACCCCGCCAGCGACAAGGTCTACGTGGTCCTCGAAGGCTCGGACGCGAGTCCCGGCGACGGCCTGCTCCTCGAGTTGCTGCCGCGAAGGGCCCGTGGGCAGGCCACGGCCTTCGGTGAAAGTGTCCGGGAATACTTCCGCAAACGGGGGATCCGCTTCGAACCGGGCCCCTGGCGCTATTCGGGAGGGTGGCTCTGATGCACGACGCGAAAGGTAGACCGCCCCAGCGCGGCAGGGAGATGAGCCTCGACAGCTACGAGCGGCTGCTTACCCGGGCCCGCCGCATGGGCTATGCCTTCCCCATGGTCTCCGAACTCCGCGATCGTCTGCCCCCGCGGCCGAGAATCCTGCTCCTGCGCCACGATATCGACGTCAGCCCCGTCTGTGCCCTCGAGATGGCGCGACTCGAGCACGCTCTGGGAGTCCGTTCCTCGTACTTCGTGCTGCTGCACTCTCCGTTCTACCACCCCGGCGCCCCGCCGCACATCGACGCCCTTCGGAAGATCGTCGACCTGGGCTTCGAAGTGGGGCTGCACTACGACGTGGAGTTCTTTCGCAGGCGGGGGATCGAACCGCTCGAGGGCATCGGCCGGGATACCCGCGCCCTCGAGGCCCTGCTCGGCATCCGTATCCGCTCGGTCTCCCAGCACCGGCCGGCTTCCAGCGAAGTGCTGCGGGGCATCAGCCGACGTCTCGTCGACGCCTACAGCCCCCACCTGACCCGGAACCTGCACTACATCTCCGACAGCGGCTTTCGCTGGCGCGGCGCCAGCCTCGAGCAGGAGCTCGGCGTGCGTCAACGCATCCACGCGCTGATCCACCCCGCCACCTGGGCCTGGCCACTGGACATGGAAGAGACCTACCGGCGCTGCGCCGACCAGGCCGGCCGCCGGGTCCGCGCCGCCTTCGACGACTTCATCGCCTCCACCCACCAGTACCTCGCTCGTCGCCCGCAACTGGATCGGCTCCGACTCGAGCGAGAGCTGGGCCCCGGGACCCAGCCGCGCTCACACCGGCGGGACGCCCCCAGACCTCCCGCCGGCCCCTGACCGCACCGGGAAGGCATTCGACAGCCTTGCCGGTCCCGGCGACCATGGGCGTGGGCCGAGGCGTCCCACCACAAGAAGGATCCCGCTCGTGACGAGGATCGCCGTGCTCCTGCTCATCTTGTTTTCCGGCATCGCCCACGTCGAGGCGGGGCCCGTGATCCACCTGTTGCCCGTGCGGGCGGCCCATCCCCTCCCGGCGGAACTGCGCAGCTGGAGCCGGCGCCTGACCAGCGCATTCTGGCAACCGGCCCGGCGGCAGGCCCTGGCGGAGCGTTGGCCGGGGGCGCAAGTGATCCTCGGGCCTCCCGCCGACGCCTCGGCAGACGAGGGCGACACCCACTACGAGTTGCGCGGCCGCCTGGAGGTGGAGCCCGTCCGGCTGAGAACTCCCGTCCTGCACCTGAGCGCTCCCCGGGCAGGCAGGTGGCTCTCGCGCCGCATCGAAGTCGTCGAGGCCCGGGGGTTGCTGCGCTACACCTTCACCCTGGTCGCCACGGCCAGCGGAGCCGAGTACGCCACGGGAACCTGGACGGTGGCGTGGATCGCCCCCCCGCCACCGGACGATCGCTATCTGCCCCCACCCCACTCCCCGGTAGCCTGGCGGAGCACCGTCCTCGAAGCTCCCGACAACCTGTTCCACGGCGAATGGAGCCCCGAACCGGCGGAAGGCCCCTGGCCTCCCCCGGGTCTCGAGAACCTGGTGCAACGCCTCCGGCGACGCCGAACGATCACTTTCGGACACCTGCTCGAGGACTCGATGCCCCTGCGGCTGGCGGGACTCGCCGACCTCGATCACCAGCCGCTGCCGGCGGGCATGCCGCTGACGGTCCGCACCCGCCACGGCACCTTCGCGACCGCCCGGGGCCCGCGGCGCAAGCTCGTCCTCCGGGCCGGCCCCGACCCGGTCCTCCTCGAGGACTATCGGCCACCCGCCTGCTCGACGGCGGTGGTGGACGTGTTCAGCATCACGCCGGCAGCCCCGGCGGCGGATGCCCCACCGCTGGAAATCCTGCGCGTCAACACGAGCTGCCTCGGATCCTGGCTCGAGATCTCGATCGACTCCCGGCGCAGCCGGGCCGATCCGACAGCCGCACCGAGAGCCGATTGCCGTCTCCGTCGCTCGGTCGCGTTCGACGAGACCCGACGCGCCCGGCTGATCCTCGAGCTGGGCCCGAACCCTGAGGCCGAGGTCGTGGATTCGGGCCACGTCTTCCGCTCGTTTCCGGTCACCCGCGGTTGGTGGGTCGGGGCCGAGTTCTCCCGTCGCCGATCCTCCTCGCTGACCGCCTTCTGTCCTGATCGGCCCCTGCAGCGCAAAACCTGCGCCCAGCGACAGCGGGGCCGGATCGCGGACCGCCCGCCGGCAGCCGATCCCTTCGCCCCGCGCCTGTTGGTGGTCACCACCGGCGACGCCGACGACCGTATCCTGGAAATCCGGCCGCCCCGCTGGCGCACTCGTCTCGGGTGGACGGGAACGGCGACCTGCCAGGCGGCGAGCGACGCCCCCTCGACCCGGTCTTCCCCGCGAAGCGGCGATCTCGTCACGAGCGCTGAGTACCTGGTCGCCGGGCCCGACAGCGCTTTCCGTGCGACGCTCCCCCGGACAGCACAGTGCTTTCGCGCAGCCCCCTCCAAGAGCCTCGGCCGGATCTACGGCGGCTGCGAGGCCCACCGTCGGCGCGAGAACACCGAGATCCGCACGCGCTTTTCCTGGACTCTCCATCTCCACTGACCCGGCGCGGCAGCGGCACCGTCCTCAGGGGCACCGTCCTCAGGATCCCCAGGCATCGTTCTCACCGGCGGCATCGTTCCCACCGATTTCCGGCCTTTTTCCACTTCTCCTTTCCGTGGTTTCGTCGTACCTGCTAGCTGCGGAGGATCCAGCAAGGGGGGGGCCGGGCCGTGCGTTCGCGCCGTTCGTTCGCACGGTCGTGGCCCCTGTGCCGGCGAGAAGGCAAGGGAGGCTTTCGCCGGAGTCATTCTCATTTTGTCGATTTCAGTGCATCGGGTTCATTCCCGCCCGTGGTCTTTTCAGCCTTCTGGATGCATGCCGGCGACGTGCAGCAACCGCGAGGCGGGATATGGGAGGAGAGGAAGTCATGAAGTTTTTCCGCGTTTCGAGCGCCGCCAGAATGCTGGCGCTGGCCGGAGTCACCATCCTCGCGATGGTCGGCGCACCGGCCCAAACCCCCTTTGACACGCCTCTGGGGGAATTCGAGCGAATCGGTGGGGGCGAGGTCCGCATCGCCATCGCCGGCGTGGGCACGGGGGAAGGAGCCCATACCTTCGACATCGACGTACCGGGCGATCCTCTGGCGGCCTGGCTCTACTGGTCCGGCGAAACCACCGAAGCCGGCAATCCGGATCCGGAAATAACCCTCAGCGGCGGCGCACTCGCCGCGCCCCTCGCCCTGGCGGGCATCGAGATCGGGCGCCGCTACGTGGTCCCGCCGGACGAGGCGGCCACCAAGGGCGGCGAGGTCGTCTCACGGGCCGACGTGCCGCTCTACGCCCTGGCCGCGGGTATCAACACTTTCTCGATCACGAATTTCAACGACGTCGTGAACAACGCCCGCCCCTACCGTGTACAGCACGGCGTGGTGATGGTGGTGATGTACCAGGTGGTTCCCGGCGAAGGGGATTGGGAAGCCATCGGCCTCCAGGGGGCCGATGTGGCCAACTACGACCGCTGGGCCAGAACTTTCGACTACTCCGAACAGGCCAACAGCGACGTCTTCTGCTTCGATTTCCAGGCTCTCGGCTGCCAGGTGCAGGGAACCATCAGCCTCGGCATCGGGGGCGTCCTCGAAGATGTTCACCAGCTGGCAGGAAGCACCCGCGTCGCCTACGCCTCCCCGGAACGCACCTGGTTCGCCACGGGCTCGGGCCCCAGGCCGACGAGCCTGGTCGACCTCTACCAGGTGCTCGAAGAGAACAAGATCATCGACGCCGATTTCGGCTTCAAGGGCGAGAAGCTCGGTGTTTTCTCCACCCTCGTCGATCTGCCCCAGGGAGCCACCTGGGCCTGCCTGCAGCACCAGATGCTGGAGAAGAAATCCACCGACGAGTTCCCCCAGAACTTCACCACCTTCTTCGCCGGCCTCCACATGAATCGCTCCTGCAAACCGCCGGGGCAGTGCGCCCTCGACCTGTCGATGGAGATCACCCCTCCGGACGTCATCGTCCCGGAAACCGAGTGCGACGGCGCCCTGACCCAGGTTGCCTTCGAATACACCGGGCAGGGCTGTGAGGCCAGCACACACCAGCAGGCTCACGACGCCCATTGCACCGGCGCCGCGGCCTTCGAGGAGAACGTGCGGATCGAGATGACCCGCGCCGACGGCACCCTGATCGGCAGCGTGGAAGGGGTGAGGCTCGGCGACGTGGTCACCTTCGACGCCCGCCGGGCGGGCCTCGACCATCTCGGCCGCGTCGTCCATCTCGAGATCTTCGACAGTCTCGGGGCATCCCTCGAGACCAACAAGATTCGCCTCAAGTGCGAAAAGAAATTCAACATCGGCGATCAGTTCGGCAGCCTGCTCGCACTGGCCTACGACACCACCCGGGGCACCGCGCGGGATCTGCGCACGGCGACCACCATCAACTACACGGTGACCAACAACGGCGACGGTGACACCGGAGAGCTGACGGTCAACGACGATCTGCTCGGCGAAGTGGGTTACGTAGCCAACCTCGCACCCGGTGAATCGATCACCTTCACCGCCGATACCACGACCTGGAAACAAACCCGTTTCGACGCCGTGGCCACCGGCGAGTGGAACTGTCAGGCATCCGTCGCAGCCGCTCAGACCTTTTCCGAGCCGCCGGATGACGGTGGCCCCGAGTGCGAAGGCGGCATCAAGTCGATCACTCTGACCTACACCGGAGAGAGCTGCGAGGCTTCGACCAACGATCAGAGCGGCAAGATGCGCTGCAAGGGCGATGCGCTGATGACCGATCCGGTGAAGATCAAGGTCCGCAACAAGAAGGGCCGCAAGCTCTTCGTCTTCGACGATGTCCGGATCGGGGACACCCTGACCCTGGGCTACGGCGACCTCGCCCCGGCACCGAAAGAATGCGGCAAGCGGGCCAAGCGCAAGCGGGAGCGCAAGCACAAGCGTAAGCTGCCCAACAACCTGGTCTTCCAGGTCATCGACGCGACCACCGGCGAGCGCCTGCAGGGGATCAAGATCCACACCTCCTGCGAGGAGCCCTTGCTCCAGGGCGACCATTTCGGATCTCTGCAGCTGCAGTCCATCGAATCCCGCCGCTGATTTCGACGCAGCGACGAATCGACCCACGGGGGCGGCCTTCGGGCCGCCCCCCCGTTTGCACCGGCCCCGCATCCGGGCCGAACGCGCCGCCGGGTCGGGACTCTCGCCCGCGGCTCGAGCGTCCGACCTCGGGTTCCAGCTCAGCGAGCGCAACTATCGGGTGTCGCCAGGGGCGCGCAAGGCGCTGCGGCGGGTTCCCGGGGCTGGCCGGCGGCATCGAACCCGTAGCTGCCTTCCCCCTCCGGGCCCGCCGGCACCACCAGGAAGAAATCCGCCCCGCCGGCCCCGGCGGGGATCACCGCCTGCCGGTCGACCAGCGAACAGCGTTCGGAGACCAGCGAGTCGTAACCCGCCCGCAGGTCACCGCGATAGATGCCGTACTCGCTGCCGTCGCCGCAGTCGCCGGCCCACTCCAGCCGCAACGATTCCGGTCCCTCCCGCCGTAGCCGCAACAGCCCGGCCACGCCGGGGGCCGTGCCCTGCCCCTGCCCGCTGAGGCGCTGGCGGGAGAGAAAGGCCCAGGCCTGGCGGGAACCCTCGATGTCGTGGTTCTGCAAGCCGAGACCGAGGAGTTGCAGGACGAGCCGCGAGCGGGGGTGATCGATGGAGGGGGTGACGTGCCCCCCGTTGCGAATGCGGTAGAACGCCACCTCCGCCCCCTCGTAGCCGCGGCGGTAGAGGGTGCTCTCGGCGGTGGTGCCGTCATCGGGGTCGAGGTCGTCGTAGGCGGTGAACTCCCCGGGACCGGCTTCGGTGAGGTTGTGAGCGATCCAGTACTCCCGGGTCGCCTCGGCGGAGATCACGCGGCCGCGTTCACATTCCACCTTGTCCACTACGCAGCCCCCGTCCCAGGGCATGTAGGTCTCCTCGCCGTCGCCGTTACAGATGAAAACGGAGATCGGGTGCCGGGGATCGGCGCATTCGCTGACCGCCGGAAGGTTGGCGATGAACGGCGCGATGGCGGCGATGCGTTCGGAAAGCTCGAAGGCCAGCCGGTAGCTCATCAGGCCGCCATTGGACGAACCCGTGGCATAGACCCGCTGCGGGTCGATCGGGTAGCGCGCGTCGGCCCAGTCAATCAGGGCGCTGATGAAACCCACGTCGTCCGCCCCGGTTTCGACTCGGGGACCGTCGGCCCGGCAGTCATTCCAGTTCTGGTCGTTGGTGGAGGGATCTCCGGTCGCAGGATCCACCCCGTTGGGGACGATCAACAGCAGACCTTCCTCGTCTGCGATCTCCGGCCATTCGGCGTGAGTCCCATTGTCGAGAAACGAGCGCATGTCGCCACCGCCACCATGCAGTACGAAGAGCAGGGGCATGCCCTCCGGAGGCTGGAAATCGGGCCTGTAGACACGGAAGTAGCGCGTCATGCCGTCGTGCTCGAGGGTCTGCTCCTCGTCCCAGGTACCGGCGGCCGCCGGCCCGGCCGCAAACCACGCCGCCAGAACCGCTCCCAGCGCCCACCACCATCGAAGGGTACGCCTGCGACGGAACACCGCGCATACGGCACACCGACGACCGGAATCCGCGCATGCTGTCATGACTCGCAAACCTCCCACTATGAATTAGACGCTCCCGAACGGGTCAAGGCAATGGATTTCCGGCCGGGAACCCGGGCGGGGACCGACTTCCGCGGCTCCAGGCCGTTCGGAGCGGATCGCCCACGCTCGGCTTCAGGTCCCCGGCGCCGCCCGCCGGGCGCGCGATGCACACCGGGTCGAGACGGGTTGCCCTTCTACCGGACGCCACTTGGTGGTACATGTTGAGTCGAGCAACCCCCCACGGTGCGCCCCGAGGCGCCCATAGCTGCTGAACGAGGTCCCACGGGAGCCTGAAATGCACATTCCTCGTCGTCTCGCCCTTCTCCTCGCCCTGTTGCCGCTGATCGGCTCCACCGCCCTGGCGGATGCGACCATCGCTCCCTCCCTGGCCGCCCGCCTCGACGAAGGACCGGCCCCCTTTCTCGTCCTGCTCGAGGAAGATCCCGTCCCCACCGGCGTGACAGGCACGGAACTCTACGGCCATCTCACCCGGCGGGCGGGCACCAGCCAGCGTTCCCTGCGCGCCTGGCTCGACGCACGGGGCATTCCCTACAGGCCTTTCTACATCGTCAACGCCCTGCTGGTGGAGGGCGACCGGAAGCTGGCCGAAACTCTCGCCGGTCGTTCCGACGTCCGCCGGCTGGTGGACGACCCCGCCGTCCGCGCCGTGGAACCGGTTCCCCTGGGCCCGGCCCCGGAGGCATCCACTGACGGAGTGGAATGGGGCGTGACCATGGTGGGAGCGGTCGAAGTGTGGAACCGCTGGGGAAGTCACGGCGAGGGTATCGTGGTCGCCTCGATGGATACCGGAGTCGAGCGGACCCATCCCGCCATCATCGCCCAGTACCGTGGCGGCACCGGCGAGGGGGTGGACCACGCCTACTCCTGGCACGACGCCATCGACGGCTCGGACGCGCCCTGGGACGATCACGGCCACGGCACGCACACGGTGGGCACCATGGTCGGCGACGACGGCGCCGGCAACCAGGTGGGTGTGGCTCCCGGCGCCCGCTGGATCGCCTGCCGCAACATGGACCACGGTGTAGGGCGCCCCTCGAGCTATCTCGAGTGCATGGAATGGACCCTCGCACCCTATCCCCCGGGCGGCGATCCCTTCACCGACGGTCGTCCCGAGATGGCCCCCCAAGTGGTGAACAACTCCTGGGGTTGTCCACCGTCGGAGGGCTGCGACACCCAGGTCTTCGACGAGGCCCTGGCCAGGCTGCGTCGCGCGGGCATCTGGATGGTCGCCGCCGCCGGCAACGACGGGCCCAACTGCAACACGGTGAAGGACCCGCCGGCCATCTCTCCCGACGTCTTCACCGTCGCCGCCGTGACCTCGGCCCGGGCCACCGCCTGGTTTTCCAGTCGAGGGCCGGTGACGGTGGACGGCTCGAACCGGGCCAAACCCCAGATCGCCGCCCCCGGCGACGGTGTGCGGTCGGCCGTACCGCCGGATGGCTACGCCTCATGGAGCGGAACGTCCATGGCCGCCCCCCACGTGGCCGGGGTCGGCGCGCTGATCTGGTCGGCGGCCCCCGGCCTCGAAGGCCTGCTCGAGATCTCCGAGTGCCTGGTGGAGCGCTCGGCGAGCACACCGGTGGGTAATTTCTTCCCCCAGAACTGCGGCGGCATCTCCCACACCACCTACCCCAACTACATCTCCGGGTGGGGCATCGTCCGGGCCGACGCGGCCCTCGACCTGCCCAACGGCGACGGCGACAAGGTGGCCGACGCCTGCGACTGCGCACCGGGCGATGGCGGCGCCTTCGCCGCCCCGGTGGAAGTCACCGGCCTGGATTTCGACGACGCCGCGACCCTGCGCTGGGACGACCAGTCTTATGGGGCGGGAGACGGCACGACTTATGACCTGCTGCGCGGCACACTGACCGACCTGCGGGCCCGGGGAGGCGTCGACGATGCCACCTGCCTGGCCGCGGAACTGACCGAGGCTGCGACAAGCGATCCCGCGACGCCGCCACCGGGGGACGGCTTCCACTACCTGGTCCGCGCGGCCAACGCCTGCGGAAGCTCCGACTGGGGCCGCGCCTCGGACTCCACCCCCCGCTCGGCCACCGCCTGCGACGGTGGTCCCTGAAGGCGTCAGGCCGACTCGTCCGGGCAAACCACCGCCGGAGGAGCCGCAGCGCCGCCACCGAGGGCCGGCAGCGACTCGGTGTTCAAGATCGCCTCCAGACGAGGCGCGACCACCTTGCGGGTGTACTCGATGAAGTGATGCCCGGCACCGGCTCGCATCAGGGCTTCGACCAGGCGACTCGAATCCCAGCGCCAGATCTTCCACAAAAAGCGCAGGTACTCGAGGCGGTAGTGGGCGAACAGACCCTGGGTGATCAGGGCCCGCGCGCCCGAGACGATTTGCGCCGCCGTGGGACGACGCCGCCATCGAGGCTGGGGCCGCCGGGCCAGCATCGCCCGTACCCGGTCGAAGTAGGCCCGCGGCTCGTAGACCTTTTGCAGCAGACGACGATAACCCGCCACCAGGGTCTTGTCGGACAGCACGGTGTCGAAGTTCACGTGGCCGAACTGATCGGTACCGATGTGGGGCCTGAGCCGACCCTCCTTCTCCAGGCGCCGGGTCAGGGCGGTGCCGGGCAACGCCTGGAGCATACCGACCATGGCGAAGGGAATCGCGGCCTTTTCGATCAGGTCGTACTGCTCGTCGAAGATCGATGGCGTGTCGGAGTCGAAGCCGACGATGAAGCCGGCCCAGACATCCATGCCGTGCTCGAGGATCCGGTGAACCCGGTCGGCGATGTCCCCTTTCATGTTCTGGACCTTGTGCATCTCGGCGATGGAATCCGCCGATGGACTCTCGATGCCGATGAACACGCTTTCGAAACCCGCATCGACCATGGACTTCATCAGGGCTTCGTCATCGGCCAGGTTGAGCGATGCCTCGGTGTAGAAGAAAAAGGGCCAGTCCTTCCGCTCCTGCCACCGCCGGAGATGGGGAATCAGCGCCCGGACTTCCTTTTTATTGCCGATGAAGTTGTCGTCGACGAAAAAGACACTACCCCGGAAGCCCGTCGCGGCGATGGCATCGAGTTCCGCCTCCACCTGTTCGGGAGCCTTGACCCGAGGCCGGCGACCATACATGACGATGATGTCGCAGAACTCGCAGGAAAAAGGGCAACCCCTCGAATATTGCAGGGCCATGTGCAGGTAGGAGTCCACGTTGAGCAAGTCGTAGCGCGGCACGGGAGAGTCGGTGATCGGCGGTTTGTCGAGGCCCTGGAAGCGATGAGGCGCCCGGCCCTGTTCGAGCTGCCGGCAAAACTCTCCGATCGAGCCTTCCGCTTCCCCGACGAAGACATGGTCCGCCGCCTCGAAGTCTTCCGGAACGGCGGTGGCGTAGGGCCCTCCCACCGCGCAGCGCACACCCAATGCACGACAGCGGGCGATGACCTGGTGCATCGACCGGCGCTGGGCCAGCATGCCGGAAATCAACACCACGTCAGCGGCACGAATCTGCTGATCGCTCAGAGACTCCGCGTTGAGATCGACCAGGCGCAGCTTCCAGTCTGCGGGCAGCAAGGCCGCCACGGTGATCAGGGGCAACGGCGGCAGCAGGCAGCGTTTGCCCACCAGGCGCAGGGAGTACGAGTAGCTCCAGTAGGTCGGAGGGAACTCGGGCCAAACGAGCAGGGCTTCCATGTTCTCTCCTCGGGGCGCGGCGACGAACCGTCCTGGTCCCTTGTCGCGGCTTCCGCGCCCCCAACAAGTACGGGCAAAGCCGCCCCACCGCAACCGGCGCCGAATGCACCGTCCATAAAAAACGCCCCGCCGAAGCGGGGCGCCTTCAGTACTATGGCAGCTCGTGAAGGGTTCAGGCGCTGCGCTGGACCTGGGTCGCCTGGGGACCCTTGGGACCCTGGGTGACCT includes the following:
- a CDS encoding B12-binding domain-containing radical SAM protein encodes the protein MEALLVWPEFPPTYWSYSYSLRLVGKRCLLPPLPLITVAALLPADWKLRLVDLNAESLSDQQIRAADVVLISGMLAQRRSMHQVIARCRALGVRCAVGGPYATAVPEDFEAADHVFVGEAEGSIGEFCRQLEQGRAPHRFQGLDKPPITDSPVPRYDLLNVDSYLHMALQYSRGCPFSCEFCDIIVMYGRRPRVKAPEQVEAELDAIAATGFRGSVFFVDDNFIGNKKEVRALIPHLRRWQERKDWPFFFYTEASLNLADDEALMKSMVDAGFESVFIGIESPSADSIAEMHKVQNMKGDIADRVHRILEHGMDVWAGFIVGFDSDTPSIFDEQYDLIEKAAIPFAMVGMLQALPGTALTRRLEKEGRLRPHIGTDQFGHVNFDTVLSDKTLVAGYRRLLQKVYEPRAYFDRVRAMLARRPQPRWRRRPTAAQIVSGARALITQGLFAHYRLEYLRFLWKIWRWDSSRLVEALMRAGAGHHFIEYTRKVVAPRLEAILNTESLPALGGGAAAPPAVVCPDESA